Proteins from one Homalodisca vitripennis isolate AUS2020 chromosome 3, UT_GWSS_2.1, whole genome shotgun sequence genomic window:
- the LOC124358111 gene encoding uncharacterized protein LOC124358111 — protein sequence MGYRWRKTKSNKHILMETQDVAYKRFVYLRKIQEYRKEKRPIVFTDESYIDSAHVSGKGWSDDSNAGVAAPLSKGERLIFLHAGGEMGFVKNCLTMWRANIKTGDYHDNVNGKMHFKWLTEKLIPNLPPRTVVVIDNASYHNVQVDKCPTSKNTKSEMQDWLIQKNIAFSSSSLKVELYELIRQHKPAHIRYQIDEIMRKHGHDILRLPPYHPELNAIELIWADVKKLGCSSQCDF from the coding sequence ATGGGCTACAGATGGAGAAAGaccaaatcaaacaaacatattCTTATGGAAACCCAGGATGTTGCTTACAAACGATttgtatatttgagaaaaattcaaGAATACCGGAAGGAGAAACGCCCCATAGTTTTTACGGACGAATCTTACATCGATTCAGCTCATGTTTCCGGAAAAGGTTGGTCCGATGACTCAAATGCAGGAGTGGCGGCCCCATTGTCCAAAGGCGAGCGACTTATTTTTCTACACGCAGGAGGAGAAATGGGCTTCGTGAAAAACTGTTTGACAATGTGGAGAGCCAACATAAAAACAGGAGATTATCACGACAATGTGAACGGCAAGATGCATTTTAAATGGCTGAcggaaaaattaattccaaatttaccTCCTCGGACTGTTGTGGTTATTGACAATGCATCTTATCACAATGTCCAAGTAGATAAGTGCCCAACTTCGAAGAACACTAAATCAGAAATGCAAGATTGGCTGATACAGAAGAATATTGCATTCTCATCGTCATCACTCAAGGTGGAGCTCTACGAGTTGATTAGGCAACACAAACCGGCGCACATTCGCTATCAAATTGACGAGATTATGAGAAAACATGGACATGACATCCTTAGGCTCCCTCCATATCATCCCGAACTCAATGCCATAGAGCTAATCTGGGCTGATGTAAAAAAACTGGGTTGCAGCTCACAATGTGACTTTTAA
- the LOC124356687 gene encoding uncharacterized protein LOC124356687 has product MAECKINEIFNTLDNDDPCVRVSKSMISLSEDGHSCKCSLCKTSFDVPLEPTNLRFTIWSHIQEPGHRHNLPNYQKMVSQCDKSIKQLSFSIPDHLKNDLTYLKMGPAFRFLLCTLCHCAVYFNEHFLKTHFQSKCHEQNKNTSDESVKKQIKISSELTFEEHFNNLVMTLPQDLKSDAKYIQKGHIPEYLICTLCSRYIIPTQYLLKSHLEDFWHTENKNKPFLLPDYSRKIPTIVKRVKNNYVSFFCMEVIFSLLRSNDINVRTNSKFLYKQCISDRFYCQLCDVLLKGTAVNVLIQNIQTHFNQESHKTNVSLTYNFEMMIRFKNNDFDRFPLFLHSTSEEFYRDFKYLHISKSTKEIRCLVCDCSLPLSMLLCVDHIESKQHLKKRNCANSSKEIQKLPIHKAVSTNEGNATDVQEQNEECFGQNAGKNDKFERW; this is encoded by the coding sequence ATGGCcgaatgtaaaataaatgaaatattcaatacTCTTGACAACGATGATCCTTGTGTGAGAGTAAGTAAATCTATGATTAGTTTATCAGAAGATGGACACAGTTGTAAATGCTCTTTGTGCAAGACCAGTTTTGATGTTCCTCTTGAACCTACCAATTTAAGATTTACAATTTGGAGCCATATTCAAGAACCTGGCCACAGACACAATCTTCCCAATTACCAGAAAATGGTAAGCCAATGTGATAAATCGATAAAACAACTTTCTTTTAGCATTCCAGATCACTTAAAAAACGATTTGACATACCTGAAAATGGGACCTGCTTTTAGATTCCTTCTGTGCACATTATGTCATTGCGCTGTGTATTTTAATGAACATTTCTTAAAGACCCATTTTCAATCAAAATGccatgaacaaaataaaaatacctcaGACGAAAGTgtcaagaaacaaattaaaatctcatCAGAATTGACTTTTGAGGAGCATTTTAATAACTTAGTGATGACCCTTCCACAAGACTTAAAGTCTGATGCAAAATACATACAGAAGGGTCATATACCTGAATATTTGATTTGCACTTTGTGTTCAAGATACATCATACCCACTCAGTATCTTCTAAAAAGTCACTTAGAAGACTTTTGGCAcacagaaaacaaaaacaaaccatTCCTCTTGCCAGATTACTCTCGCAAAATTCCAACTATTGTTAAAAGAGTGAAGAACAACTATGTATCATTTTTTTGTATGGaagtaatattttcattgttacgGTCTAATGATATCAATGTTAGAACGAATTCTAAATTCCTATACAAACAATGTATATCTGATCGTTTCTACTGCCAGTTGTGTGATGTATTGCTTAAAGGAACAGCAGTCAATGTTttgattcaaaatattcaaactcATTTCAATCAGGAAAGCCACAAGACAAATGTTTCCCTTACATACAATTTTGAGATGATGATACGAttcaaaaataatgattttgataGATTTCCACTGTTTTTGCATAGTACTTCTGAAGAGTTTTACCGAGATTTTAAATATCTTcatatttcaaaatcaacaaaAGAAATCAGATGTTTGGTTTGTGATTGTAGTTTGCCTCTAAGCATGTTACTGTGTGTGGATCACATTGAGAGTAAGCAACACTTAAAAAAGAGGAATTGTGCCAACTCCAGTAAGGAAATTCAAAAGTTGCCAATTCATAAAGCTGTCTCCACCAATGAAGGAAATGCCACTGATGTACAAGAACAAAACGAAGAGTGTTTTGGACAAAATGCTggaaaaaatgataaatttgaaCGATGGTGA